Part of the Dehalococcoidales bacterium genome is shown below.
GAAAGAGCGGTATATCCTCTCCAGCGTATCGTTGGCGCCGTTCATCACCCCGGTCATCACCATCTCAGCAATATAGTCCATATATTCGCTATAGCTGCCAAAGTCGTTCTTGTAGCCCACTTTGTAGGTAAAACGGTATACCTCGTCCTCGCTATACTCATCGACAATCACCCTGCGGAGTCGCTCTCCGACCTCACGCGGCAGAGGGTCGGGCCAGAGGTAGCTGGTATAGCGGCGCATTTCCGGCAGGGCATCTTCCTCCAGAAAGGCATCGACAATTTCGTCAAAGGCGTCGTCCGCCCCGTTCTCAGCACCAATTGCGACCATGTCCGCTACGCGGTCCAGGAACTGCTCGTAACCGGTGAAGCTCTCGGTATATCCTTTCCGGTAAACGCGGCGGAATCGCTTAATGTCGTTGAGCTGTTCGGCGATAACCCTTCGGACATCTTCCCGAATTACCTGCTTGTAACCCTCCGGCCAGAAGGTCTCCGCAGCCGAATCTTCATCTTCAGTGTCAGGCATGAAATGCATTGCCGCTTTGCTCCGGTGAGACCGATTCAGGGACCGCCCCGGATATAAATCACCTGTCCGGAAACGAAACTGGACTCATCCGAGACCAGGAACTGGACCACGTTGGCGACGTCCTCTGGAGTACCCATCCGTTTCAACGGTACCCGGACGGTAGCAAACCTACGGAAATCATCCAGGTACATGCCATCTTTACGCGCCACACTCCGGGTCATCTCGGTATCTATGTACTCCGGTGCGACGCAGTTGACGTTGATTCCGTAAGGCCCCAGCTCCAGGGCGAGTGCCCTCGTGAATCCCTGAACGGCCGCACTGGCCGCCGCGTATGCAGTCTGTCCACGCTCTCCCATGCTGGCGGGGACCGGCGAGGATATGTTGACAATCTTGCCGTAGTTCTGCCGCACCATGTACTTCTGGACGGCCCGGGCACAGTTGAAGCTTCCCCTCGCTTGTGTGGCAAGCGCCGTGTCCCAGTCATCCTCGGACATCTTGTGCAGAGGGGCATCGCGCCTGATTCCGGCGCTGTTCACCAGGATATCGACGCCACCGAAGCGCTTCTCCGCTACCTTGAATACCTGGGCAACCTCGTACCCACTGGTGACGTCAGCCTTAACCGCCAGGGCCTGCCGTCCCTTCTTCTTGAGGCGGTTAGCGACATCCTCGGCATATGCAAGGTCAATATCACTGGCAACAATCCTGGCGCCTTCCTCGGCCAATCTGAAGGCAATCGCCTTCCCGATGCCGCGACCGGCGCCAGTAATAATAGCAACCCTGTTCTCCAGCTTCACCGATCTTCCTTGAAGGCCCGGAAACTAGAGCTTCTTCATCAAGAATTCGCAGAATCCGTCGGCAGCCGTATTCTTGGGCATGCTGGTGATGACTTCTATCTCCTGATGCTTGCACACCGTGTCCAGGGCCGTGAGGCAGTAATCCTTGCATGTCATCAGGTTGGCGACTTCATCCCCGCACTTCTCCTTTATCGCACCGAATAGAGCACACTGAGGTATCCGGTACTCCAGCGCCTCCGAGTTGTTCAGCGTAATCGGGACCTTGAGGAACGCCTGGGTGCCAAGGTAGGCAATCTCAATGAACCTTTGCGGGATATGAGGCCAGACCATGAACTGGCTACCCTGGCGGTCAACGGACTCCAGCACCACCTCGATAGTGCGGTCGGAATACTCCTCGCCGAGCTGAATCGTCTTCTGCATCCAGGCCCCACCAAGCTCCTTGAAGAGAGCGCTGGCCACGTCCGCGATATCAGCCTTCTTCTTGCCCTTGATGGCTTCCGCCAGCCGGGAAGATACGGCATCAGCATTGAATTCGCTGCGGATCATGTTAACCATGTCCTCGTTCAGGTCGAACGAGTACGGCCGCGGGGCCACAAACACCTCATACGGTGTCTTCTTAAGTTCTGCGAACGGGTCTTTCGTTTTCGCCATATCTCTCTCCTATTGTGATGTCCACTGCTCGCCGGAAACGTCCGGACGTAGACGCTCCATAGCAGGTATCTCTATTTTGATGGCGTCTACGGGACAGACGTCGATACACAAATTGCATCCCGTGCATTTGTCCCTGCGTGTGGCAAAAAGTACGTAGTTGCCGTCGATCCTGGGGTCCATCTCCTCCAGCCGCTTCTCCTTGGACATGACACGCGTTACATGGAAGACGCCCTCAGGGCAAATCTGCAAGCACTTCTTACACAGGAAAGGAACAGTACACTTCTCCATGTCGATTGCTATCTTGGGGTACTTCCTCCCCCAGATGAATTCTGGTATCTTCGTTGGCATCGTCATAGCCATACCTCCGCTACAGCTGGTACTGTGTCCCTTCTTACCAGACTAATTGCCTCTCTGGGACAAGCCGTGTGGCAAAGGCCGCAACCGAAGCACTTAAACTGGTCTATGTTAGCCTTTCCGGTGGTCGTCTCAAATTTGAGGGCGCCCCACTGGCACCGCTGGGCACAGATGCCACAGCCGTTGCACTGCTCATAGTCAACCTGGGCAAGATAATGGCTCTTCAGAACGCCGAGACCAAAATCGACGCCATTTCTTAAGGAACCACAATCAGGATAGTCGCACTGGCAGAAGCCGCCAATGAAGGGGGCGCCAAAGAGCATCAGGATATGTACAAATCCCCTGTCGTCCATCTCATGGTTCCATTCGATGGCTTCATCAGCGTTGACGAACTTGACACCGCCCTTGTATCTCTCCGGCCAGCGTTCCCACTTGAGCATACCGACACCCATGCCCATGCAGGTGTATTCGCGCTCGTTCCTTTCATCGATTGCCCGAATGCCCTTCCTGCATATACAGGACATCAGGGCTATGGGAGAGCACAGTTCCAGCACACGGTCAGCATCATCGCGAGGAACAACCATACTGCCCTGTCCGGTTTTCTGCAGTATCTCCCTGATCCTCTCGAACTCTGCCTTGTCATTGTTCTCTACGGCATTCATCAGGTCCTGATGACTTGGCCCGGCACGGGCACCGGTTTCCAGTCCAACCTCAGCTCCTTTAAAGCCTTCGCCAGGAGCCCGCAGCTTGTACATGTTCCTTGCATAGTTCCTGGGGTTCAGGTACCAGATTCCGTCACCGTGCTCTGGGTCCCCAAACTGTTCACACATGAAACACATCTCTTCTACCTCCTTGTCATAATTCCTTAGCGTAATTATAGTAGCAAGCGTCTGCCTGTTTCCTTACACAGGTGGCCGCGTTCGAAAATGCAATTAGCGCACATCCGGCAATTCAGGCAGCGCTTGGCTTCCTGCACTGCCTGCCAGCGGCTGTAACCCAACTCATCTCCCTCAAAAGTCCTTATTGCCTCTGCAGGGAGTAGTCTCGGCATTTCCCAACGCCCTTTGCGAGTTAAGTAGGCGGGAATCTGCTCCGGCTTGATTGTGAGTTCAATTCGAGATTCCTTCACTGGTATTACATACCGCCCGCTGAGGTATTGGTCGATAGAGGTGGCGGCTGTGCGTCCGTCAGCCATAGACTCAACTATATGGCTACCGGTACCTGATCTGTCTCCAACAGCAAAAATACCGGGAACATTTGTCTCAAAAGTGTCGTTATTAACCTGTAAACCACCTCTTTTACCTTTGCCCGATGATGCTCCAGGAACATCACCCATGTCAGGAATTCGCCTCTTAGGTAGAAATACGTTAGCCGCATCCACTACAATATCCGCATCCACAACGTAGTCGCTGTTCGGACCCTCCATTTCCACCAGGGGGAACCCCTTGAGGGTGCGGTGAACTTTACCTTTACCACCCGGGGGGAGAGGCATTAGCCGCTTGAAGTTAATCCCACTTACCTTGGAGCCATCTTCTGATGTAAACTCCTGAGGGGCCAGGGATGGCTCTATCTGTACACCTTCTCTTTCTGCAGCCTCAAGTTCCCATGCAGGGGCTGCTATGTTACCCGGCTCATTCCTGTCACCTATCGCCTCTAAACAGGCGATGTGTACCTCTTCAGCCCCGAGTCTAAGTGCAGTTCGGGCAGCAGCTATAGCTACAGAATCGCCTCCTATCACCCAGACCTTCCCCTTAAGTGCTGGTCCTTGCCCCAGTTTCGATTCCTGTAACAAGGGTAAGGCGGAGAATACTCCTGGCAAGTCGGAGCCCGGTATTCCTAGCCCGGTGCCTCTCTCGGCTCCGCAAGCAATCAATATGGCTTTGAATCCTTGTCGCCAGAGATCACTAATGCCCAGGTCCTTACCGATACAAACATTAGTGTGAATTCTAACACCCAGGGCTTTGATGTAATCGATATCAGCCTGGATAGCCTCCTGTGGCAGGATGAAATTAGGTGTCATTGTAGCTGGTATCCCACCGGGCGTGGATGAAGCTTCAAAGACTATGGCACCGTATCCCTTTTTAACCAGGTCGGAGGCTGCCGTTAACCCGGCTGGTCCCGAACCAATGATAGCTATCCTTTCCTCTCTCTTCCTCCTGACTGGTCTCGGTTTCTTGCCGTTTCCCTGCTCTGCGGCATGCCGTTCCAGCCACTGAACAGCAATCGGACTATCCAGTACATCCCTGTTGCACTCATCTTCACAAGGATGCCAGCATACGTGTCCACAAATGGATGGAAGTGGATTCTTCTCTCTGATAATGGATAACGCCTTCTTGGAGTCACCAAGAGTAATAGCCTGCGCAAAATTGGGAATATCCACGTATAACGGACAACCTGCTTCACACGGGGAAAGTTTATCTACTTTCGGCCAGCACCTCTCAAAATGAATGTAGGCCGGCGTTACCCGCCGCCGGGACAAACTGTAATAGCCCACGGATGTTGACACGACCATCTTGTACGCCT
Proteins encoded:
- a CDS encoding 4Fe-4S dicluster domain-containing protein, which produces MTMPTKIPEFIWGRKYPKIAIDMEKCTVPFLCKKCLQICPEGVFHVTRVMSKEKRLEEMDPRIDGNYVLFATRRDKCTGCNLCIDVCPVDAIKIEIPAMERLRPDVSGEQWTSQ
- the fabG gene encoding 3-oxoacyl-ACP reductase FabG, giving the protein MKLENRVAIITGAGRGIGKAIAFRLAEEGARIVASDIDLAYAEDVANRLKKKGRQALAVKADVTSGYEVAQVFKVAEKRFGGVDILVNSAGIRRDAPLHKMSEDDWDTALATQARGSFNCARAVQKYMVRQNYGKIVNISSPVPASMGERGQTAYAAASAAVQGFTRALALELGPYGINVNCVAPEYIDTEMTRSVARKDGMYLDDFRRFATVRVPLKRMGTPEDVANVVQFLVSDESSFVSGQVIYIRGGP
- a CDS encoding 4Fe-4S binding protein, producing the protein MCEQFGDPEHGDGIWYLNPRNYARNMYKLRAPGEGFKGAEVGLETGARAGPSHQDLMNAVENNDKAEFERIREILQKTGQGSMVVPRDDADRVLELCSPIALMSCICRKGIRAIDERNEREYTCMGMGVGMLKWERWPERYKGGVKFVNADEAIEWNHEMDDRGFVHILMLFGAPFIGGFCQCDYPDCGSLRNGVDFGLGVLKSHYLAQVDYEQCNGCGICAQRCQWGALKFETTTGKANIDQFKCFGCGLCHTACPREAISLVRRDTVPAVAEVWL
- a CDS encoding FAD-dependent oxidoreductase; translation: MVVSTSVGYYSLSRRRVTPAYIHFERCWPKVDKLSPCEAGCPLYVDIPNFAQAITLGDSKKALSIIREKNPLPSICGHVCWHPCEDECNRDVLDSPIAVQWLERHAAEQGNGKKPRPVRRKREERIAIIGSGPAGLTAASDLVKKGYGAIVFEASSTPGGIPATMTPNFILPQEAIQADIDYIKALGVRIHTNVCIGKDLGISDLWRQGFKAILIACGAERGTGLGIPGSDLPGVFSALPLLQESKLGQGPALKGKVWVIGGDSVAIAAARTALRLGAEEVHIACLEAIGDRNEPGNIAAPAWELEAAEREGVQIEPSLAPQEFTSEDGSKVSGINFKRLMPLPPGGKGKVHRTLKGFPLVEMEGPNSDYVVDADIVVDAANVFLPKRRIPDMGDVPGASSGKGKRGGLQVNNDTFETNVPGIFAVGDRSGTGSHIVESMADGRTAATSIDQYLSGRYVIPVKESRIELTIKPEQIPAYLTRKGRWEMPRLLPAEAIRTFEGDELGYSRWQAVQEAKRCLNCRMCANCIFERGHLCKETGRRLLL